Sequence from the Bacillus mesophilus genome:
AACTAGTCAGACTCTCTCCTAGTGCTTGGAATTTACAGCCTTGGCGTTTCCATCTTGTTACTGATAAAACTATGAAGGAAAAGCTACAAGAAGCTGCTTATGGACAAAGGCAGGTTACTTCAGCTCCTGCAGTCGTAATCGTTGTAAGTGATATGGAGGATGTCCTTAGGAACTTACCTAAAATTGTTCACCCAGGACTTTCGGAAGAAAGAAAGCAGGAAGAAGTGGCGAATCTTTCTTCTTTTTTCGGAGGAATGAGCTTAGAAGAAAGAGGTCAATGGGGATTAACACAGACTAACATTGCCTTAGGTTTCTTGCTAACAGCCATTCAGGGACTTGGTTATTCGAGTGTTCCAATGCTTGGGTTTGATCAACAAAAGGTAAAAGAGCTCCTTGACCTTCCTGACCATATTAAGTTTGCGGCTATGGTTCCCTTTGGACGTCCAAATAGTGAGGGGTACGAGCATCATCGTTTAGATTTAAAAAAAATTCTCACATTCCACTAATTGGTACAGGGTAGGAGTTAGCACTCCTACCCTATTAATTATCCAAGAAGCACCTTAACTTATATAAATCTTCAAAAGTTGCCTTTAATACTTTTTAAAGCATTAATTCTTTTTATCTTGTACTTCTATTTCAATCTCCTTTAATTCCGTTTGTTGGCAAAATTCACATACAAAACCTTTTACGAATTGTAAACAGTGTGAACAATAACGTTTTTTCATCATGCTCATCCTTTTTTATTATGTATATGCTCTACTCTTGACGTTTGGAACCCATAAGTAGCATTGGAATAATTCTCCTTCAATTTACCCAAACTACTATAAAACTATTTTTTGATAGTAAAGGGGCGATTGTTTTGGGATTATTTAATACTATTTCAGAATGGAATTCAGCAAGACAGGAAAAACATCATTCAAAAATGAAGGAAAAAGGATATTGCCCTCAATGTAATGGAAGAGGCTTCCATACGTACGCAGGACATGAATATGCATTTTATAGTTCTACCTTAGATTGCCCAGGTTGCAACGGAAGTGGAACATATGTAAGTTGGGATGAACTCCAATAATTACTTCTTCTTACGTTTAGCATAGATTGCAATAGAAAGGTTAAACTAAAAAAGATCTCTTCCGATGACACATTCGCTTGTTGCGGGACACTTAACCATTGTTCGGAATCGGAAGAGATCCTCTGGCGCTAGTTTTCTAGCGCTATTTATATTTACAAAAAAACCAAGACCCTAAAGGTCTCGGATTTTAGTCTTATCTAATTTGTCCGTTACCAGACATCAAGTACTTAATAGTTGTTAGGGCAGGTAAACCCATTGGGCCTCTAGCATGAAGCTTTTGGGTAGATATGCCAATCTCAGCACCAAACCCTAGTGCACCCCCATCAGTAAATCGAGTTGAAGCATTATGATAGATTGCGGCAGCATCAACTTGAGACATAAATGTTTTCGCTGCTTGGGCATCCTCAGTGATGATTGCTTCTGAATGCTTCGTTCCATATCGATCAATGTGATCCACTGCCTGGTCAACACTCTCTACTACCCTTATCGCTATACTAAGATTCAGATATTCTTCCGCCCAATCCTTTTCGGTTGCTTGAACTGCTCCAGCAAGGGTTTTTACCACCGTTTCATCACCAAATACTTTGATTTCATGATCTTGTAGCGTTTTTGCTAAAGTTTCCTTGTTTGAATTAAACCAGGACCTATGAACTAATAACGTCTCTGCAGCATTACAAACTGCTGGGCGATCCGTCTTAGCATTTATTAAAATAGACATTGCCTTATTTACATCAGCTTTCTCATCAATGTATAAATGACAATTCCCCACACCAGTTTCTAATACAGGGACAGTCGCATTGTTAACGACGGCATTTATGAGAGAGGCACCACCTCTCGGAATTAATACATCAATATGCTCCTTCATAGTGAAAAGTTGCTTTGTAGCTTCGCGATCTGTAGAAGCAATAAATTGTACAGCTTCTTTTGGTATTTTTGTTTTTTCAAGTGCACTGTGCATGACTTGAACAATTTTTTGATTAGAGGAAATGGCATTTGATCCACCCTTTAATACAATTGCATTTCCTGACTTTAATGCAAGACCTGTTGCATCAACGGTTACGTTTGGTCTCGCTTCGTAAATCATTCCAATTACACCTAAAGGCACTGTAACTTGTTCTACCTTCAAACCATTATCTAAAACCCAACTTGTGTTAATTTTTCCTGTTGGGTCCTCCAGAAGGGCTACCTCACGTAACCCATTTGCAAAATCATATATCCTATCCTTCGTTAACGCTAAGCGATCCATAAGAGCTGAATCAAACCCTTGTGCTTCACCATTTTTTAAATCAACCTTATTTGCTTCTAATATTACTTCATAATTATTTTCAAGTTCTTTAGCTAAAATCTCCAATGCCTCATTTTTTTCTTCGTTTGATAAAGCACTAAGCTTTCTAGCGGCTTTTTTGGCTTCTATAGCCTGATTTTCAACATTATTAGTATCCATAACGATAGTCATCCAATTCCCCCTCTATTTTCAAACACCTACTGGTAATAAAACTTCTAACTGACATACAAAATCCTCATAGTCAATTACAGGAATTTGTTGTGTTTCCAGCTTAGAAATTTCTATTTCATTTAGTTCTTCAGAAGAATACCCTACTACACCTAAGCCGATTGCTGCTTTGTTTTCATCTACTATTTTAATTACGGCCCCACTGTTAAAGGTCCCTTCTACTTTTATTACATCCGCTGGGAATAAACTGTTTTTATCATTTACGATAACCTTTTTGGCATCTTCAGTGATGACGATTTCGCCCTCTGGACCAGAATGAAAGGCAATCCATTGTTTCTTTTGATTTAAGTTCACAGCATGTTCCTTTGATTGTTCAAAATAAGTTCCAATTGCTGTTTTATTAACCGCATCTTTAATGATGTTTGGAACACCAGCTTTACCTAGGAAGGTAGTAATACCTGACGCCATAGCAATCTTTACAGCATCAATCTTTGATTTCATTCCGCCAGTTCCTACTGTGCTTCCAGAGTCACCGGCAGCTTCTTCAATTTCAGGAGTAATTTTATATACCTTATCAAGAAGCTTGGCATTTTCGTTTTTTCTTGGGTCTGCATCATAAAGGCCTTCTATATCTGAAAGGATAATGAGGTGATCTGATTCAATCAACCCCGCTACCTTAGCTGAAAGTGTATCGTTGTCACCGAATTTTAAGCGATCGACGGTAACAGTATCATTTTCATTAACAATTGGAATAATTCCACGATCTAGTAAGACATTTAATGTGTTACGAACATTTTGATATCTGTTTTCGTCCGAAAAATCACTTCTTGTTATCAATATTTGAGAGGCTACGTAACCATGAGATAAAAACAGTTCAGAGTATGCCTCCATTAACAGTCCCTGGCCAATTGAGGCAGCCGCTTGTTTTTCGGGTAAAAGCGTTGGACGTTCAAGAAATCCAAGCTTTCTGTAGCCGGCTGCAACTGCACCGGAAGAGACCAATAATACTTCATGCCCAGCGTCTTTTAACTGAACAATTTCGTCCACTAGTCTTTCTAGCTTTTTGCGACTTATTTCACCGTGTAAGCTTGTTAGTGAACTGCTTCCTATTTTAATTACGACCCGATGCTTTATGCCGTCTGGGCTCATTGTATCACTCCTGTTTTCATTACTAGTTGTTGGTTTTATTGTGCTTTTGCTAAAAGTTTTCTTTGTAGCTCAGTACTTATTTCATTTGAACGATTTGATGCGTGCTTGATTGCTTGAGTGATTGCTTTACCTCCACCATGCTCTGCAAGTGCTGCTAATCCAGCAGCAGTAGTACCATTCGGTGATGTCACATTCTCTCTAAGCTGTTTTGGTGATTCATCCTGTTCTAATATCATTTTAGCTGCACCTAATATCGTTTGAGCCATTACTTCTCTTGTGGTTTCCATATCGAGGCCGCCCTCTTTACCTGCGCGTTCCATATGCTCCATTAAATAATAGAAGTATGCTGGTCCGCTTCCTGCAATTCCTGTAAAGATATCCATTTGATCTTCTTCTATCTCGAATACCTTCCCTATACAACTTAACAATTCTATAGCATCCTCAACTTGTTCTCTTTGAGTAAAAGTTCCTGTGGAAATAGCAGTTGCAGATTCACCGATCATGCTTGATGTGTTAGGCATAACACGAACTACTTGCTGACCGTTTTGTAAGTGGTGTTCCATGAAAGTGGTTGTAATACCTGCCAAAACGGATATTACAAGTTGATGTGGTTGTAGTTGATCTTTAATAGAAAGCAGAACGGCTTCTGCATCCTTTGGTTTCATCGCTAGAAATATAATGTCCATTTCCTTTAATGAAACTTCATCTCTTGAAACACCCTGTATTCCATACCCGGCTTCAAGTTCCTTTAAACGCATTTTATTACTTTTATTTGAAACAAAGACTTGTTTTTTGGGTACTTTATTTCCATTAACGATACCAGAAATCATAGCTTCAGCCATAGACCCAGCACCTAAAAAAATTATTTTTTTATTTTTTAACATCAAATCTCTCCCAGTTTGTTCGTATTTTGTTCTCTTTTTACTATAACGTCTTTTATCTTACCACCATCTGAGGAAGAATCAACCACTTATGAACATGTCATAAGGATATGGCTCATTTAGTTAGTGAAAGCGTTAACATTTTTATTTATTGTCTGATAATCCCTTCTGAAGGGAAATTATCGCCGTTAATCAAGTAATTTCAAAGGTTTATTTTTAATCTGAATATTCTGATTAAGTCGGATGGCGTTTATGTTTGTCGAGTATTGTATATCGGTAGGTTTCTTTTTGTAAGTCAGGGTTTATGTTATTTTTTTATAAACGACCATATTGGAAAGTTCTTTCCTACAAAAAGAGACTTTTATCATTACACACTTGAACATTTCTCCTTTTTTTATGATAATAGTAAGCATGTACGAATAATTTAGAGGTGAATGATGTGCAACTGCAGCTTGAAGGATGGGCTTTATGGTTTACCCTCTTTTGGATCATCTTCTTACCTACCATAATGGGAATAGGCGGATTTTTTATGTTTCGAAAATTCTTAAAGCGACTGCCTAAAGAAGATGGGATGAGTGAATTAGATTGGCAAGAGCGATATATAGAAATGACTTTGCATCTTTGGCCCACTGATCAAAAATTGTTTCTAGAGGATTTAGTGAAACCCGTTCCAGAACTTTTCCGAGATATTGCTCGTCAAAAGATCGCTGGTAAAATCGGAGAAATAGCCTTAGAGGAAAATGCTAAAGTTATTACACAGGATTTGGTTATTAGAGGATATATTATGGCAACACCTAAGCGTGATTATAAGTTCTTAATTAGAACATTGCGCGAAAAGCAAATCGACCTATCTCCTTACAAAGGTTTGTTTTCATAACCACGACCTAATACTTGGAAATAAAAAGAACGTCGAGAAAATATACTCAACGTTCTTTTTTGTATTTTTATTTAGCAATGGTAAGTGCTTAAATATACCCAAGTGAGGAATCAGCATCTTAAGCTTACTATAATTCTAGCTTTTTAGTTTGGATCATTCTTAAGTAGAAGTAATAAAAAGTACCAAATCCATAATAGAGGATTTGGTACTTTTTATATAGTAGGTTGCTGAATTAGCTGGTCATTAAGCTTTTTGAATGAAAGGAACATTGCTACACGCCAAGGAATAATCATACCTAAAGCAAGTAAATAAAACATTCCACTTAATTCGCCTACATCTATAGTAGCACTTAACAAGCTTTTGAGAATAATCCGAAGAATTAGTAATCCAAACAAAATAAAGATAAACGCCTTTGAACGCTTTAAATAAATTTCATTTTCTCTTACTTCAAACTGTGAGGTTTTGATTAAAAATATTGAAAATATTGCCCCTACACTTACTGCCTCAATAACCTGAAGTGGAGTAACTTGAAACATCGGAAATAAAAACATAAGTGAACCTGTACTCATAAAAATGGGTGGCAGGATGATTTTCCTAAGAGTTGCAGGCTTTTTTGCTGCTTTGATTCTAACAATGATTACTAGAGTTGCCATAACAATGGCAGCTACTGATGATAATAATACCAACTATATCAATCCTTTTCATTCCTTTGAGTCATAAGACTCTCTTATTATTATAACTCTATTACAAGAAAAAAAGCCATTTAAGTTTTATACTTAAGATGGCTTTATCTTTGTTTAGGAAATTATACAGTTTATCATTTGTTGATAAATAAGGCAAGTGTATAGTAATTCAGCTCCAGCGCCCAGCCCCTCGAGGTCAAATAACCCTTCGAGAAAAAGGGGAAACCCACCCCTTTTTTCTCGAAGGAACATTTGCTTGTCGGGGCTAAACGGGGCGCTTACGCCTTTTGTTCTTTAACCTAACACACGATTAATGGCTTCAAGTACTCTATTTTCTTCAAAAGGCTTCACGATGAAATCCTTTGCTCCTGCTTCAATCGCCTCAACTACCATTTTCTGTTGTCCCATTGCTGAACACATAATAATTTTGACTAAAGGATCGCTTTCCTTGATTGCCTTTAAAGCGTCTAGACCATTCATTTCAGGCATTGTAATATCCATAGTTATTAAATCCGGCTTGAGTTCTTTATATAGCTCTATCGCTTGCTTACCATTTTCAGCCTCTCCAACTACCTCATGGTTTCCCTTATGAATGATTGACGCCAAAGTTAGTCTCATAAACTTTGCATCATCAACAATTAAAATTCTTGCCATTTAACAAGCTGCCCCCTTGAACAAACACATCTACAATATCATAATATTGTATCTTTCTATGTAGTTTCTCTTATTGATCTTCTGCAATGGATAAAATGATGGTCATTGTTACACCAATGACCGTTAAATATACCCCTATATCAAAGAGTACAGCAGTAGCAAGGTGGGTTTTCCCAAGAATCGGCAGGTAAAAGTAGCCGTCTGTTTGACTTAAGAAAGGCTGTTCGAATATAAATGAACCTAGTCCTGTTGCCACAGCAATAGCAAGACCTAGAGCAATTAGAAATGTAAATGGAACACGAATTACTTTTTTAATAGGTCCTAGCCCATACGTTAGATACATTAAAATGATTGCTCCAGCCGTCATTAAACCACCAATAAATCCTCCACCTGGCATATTATGACCCGCCAAAAATAACTTAAAGGAAAATGCCAATATAATAAAAACAATAATATTAGTAGTCGTTTTTAGTATTAAGTCATTTGTTCTCATCCATCTCTCCCCCAATTATTAATAAGCTTTCCTTAAATTATAATACAAATTCACAATTTTTGCAGAGAACTCTAATTAGAAACCAGTAAATCCTCCAAACATATTAGTAAAGTAAATTGTAATTTTTGTCATCCAATCAAAGAAAAGGAAGATCCCCATGAATATCATTAAATAGCCACCAATTTTCATAATTTTTACATTGTGTTTTTTAATCCATGTTAATTTTCCAACAAAGAAAGACATGATAAAAAACGGAATGGCAAATCCTAATATATAAGCTATCATATAGAGCATTCCTGATCCAGGATTAGAGGCAGCTAACGTGATAACCGATAGTAGGATTGGTCCAGTACATGGAGTCCACCCTGCTGCAAAAGCAAGTCCTATTAAGAAAGATCCTATATAACCAGCAGGTCGATTTTTTACAGATACACGGTGATCCTTCATTAGGAATTCAGGCTTTAAAAGACCTACCACTACAAACCCTAGGAACACGATTAATATAGCACCTAACTGACGAATCAGATCTTGGTAGTTTGCAAAAAATAAGCCAATATAGGAAGTTCCAAATCCAATTGCGATGAAAATAACAGAAAAACCAAGTAGGAAAAATAAGGTGTGTAAAAAACTTTTAAATTGAAGTTTTGTATTTTCATTTTTTAGCTCACTAACACTAATCCCCGTAATATAAGAAATAAATGCGGGATATAGGGGTAAACAGCAAGGTGAGATAAATGATAAAAAACCTGCTCCAAACGCCAAGAATAGATTTAAATCAGCCAACTTTAACAACTCCCATTCTTCAATTACCTCTATTTTATCAAATGATCAGTGCATTTACCTTAATAAAGCATGACAGGTTTGTGTCAAAGTATCATATGCGAATTACATCAGAAGATTCTACTCAATTATGTCTGGCTATCTTTGGAGATTGAATAAACTTTCAAAAGTCATTATACTTATACTATATTTGATAGGGAGGATCATGGCTTGTGAGCAAACATGAATTACTAGAGCTTATCGAACAAAAACGCCAAGAGTTATTTGAGGTTGTTGCTCAAAATGGTCTTTCATCCTTAACGACCATTGAATATAGTAAGCAGCTTGATGATTTACTAAATATGTATAACCGTTTGCATGTTAAATCTACTTATTAGATGTATATAAGAAAAGCGCAAGTGCCTGTTCAGCCCCGATAAGCAAATGTTCCTTCGAGGGGCTGGGCGCTGGAGCTAGACATAGACTCCAATCGAAAAAACTTATACTTTCAAGAAATTCAAGAAAACACTAGCCTCTAGTGTTTTTATTTTTTGGCAGAATTTATTGTGTTGCCTTACAATTTCTTATTTCTTTAGATCAGTTACTGTTTGGCTTGTAATTGTACCTTGATGGAAATATAATTGCCATTTACCATCGATAAATTTCCATATCGAGCTTCGGAGGGTGTTTCTATTTCTTGATTTATCTTCTACAAAATAAGTGGACAGCACTACATCAAGCGATAAAGGGTACACTTCATGATTATGAATAGTCATCTCAGTTAAAACAACACCACCTTCAAGACATTCTTTTTTATCATACATAAACCCTGATGATCCAATTTCAAAAAATTCATCTGCCAGTATTTGATTAAGTTCTTCACGACATTTACGAACATTGATATTTGTATGCTTCTCCTCTAACTCTTTTATGAGCTCTTTCAAGTTATGCTCCATCGTTAACACTCCTTTTAATAGATGCTAGTGTTGAAGTTTGCTTCATCATTTAAGGGTGGACCCTAAAAACACTCGCTTTTCGCCCTATTTTAACAATCGTCTTCTAGTAAATAAATTTATTTTCCCTAATACTAAAAGCACACTAATTCCTAATCATTAGTGTGCACAAAACTTTTCATGAAACAATATCCTCGATTTTATCAGTTACTTGATTTTGAAGCACATACATTTTATAGTATAACCCCTTCTGTTCTAGGAGTTCTTGATGTGTACCTCTTTCTGTTATTTCTCCTTGATGTAAGACTAATATTTGTTCAGCATCTTGAATAGTGGAAAGTCTGTGAGCAATTGCAATGGTTGTACGTCCCTTCCTCATCTTAGCTAGTGCTTCTTGGATGTAACCTTCTGTTTCTGTGTCAATATTGGCGGTCGCTTCATCTAAAACAAGTATTTTAGGATTTGTAGCAATGGTTCTAGCAAAAGCAACAAGTTGTCTTTGACCGCTTGAAAAGGTTGTTCCTCTCTCCGATAGTTCATGTGCATATTGATCTGGTAGAGTTTCTATAAATTTATCCGCCTGAACAAATTGAGCAGCTTCCCTTATTTCTTTATCTGTTATTTCTTCATTATATAACTGAATATTCTTTTTGATGGAACCTGCAAATAAAAATGGATCTTGAAGCACCAATCCTATTTTTTTACGAAGTTCATGATCCTGATACTCTTTAAGAGATTGACCATCAATTAAAATTTCACCACGGTTAGTCTCATAAAACCTCATAAATATATTGATAATCGAACTTTTCCCGCTACCAGTATGACCGACCAAGGCAACCGTCTCACCGGGCTTTGCCACGAAAGATATATTTTTTAATACATCCCTCTGGCCATCATAGGAAAAGCTTATGTTTTTAAATTCTATTTCACCTTTTTCTATCTTAAATTCCTTGTTACCTGAAGCCTTTGGAGCGGTTTCCTCGTTATCTAAAAGGTCGAAAACACGTGTCCCTGAAACAATAGCCTGCTGATACATAGAAAGTCTCATCATCATCTGGTTAACAGGTTCAAAGAATCGCTCTAAATAATTTATAAATGCATATAATACACCAATTTCGATTGGACTATTAAAGGATGTAATGCCGAAAAAGCTTAGCACTAAAATTAATGAGCAGACATATATGAAATCAATGGCAGGACGAAGTAGCAAGCCATTTAGCTTGATGTTCTTTACACCTGCTACATAATGCTCTTCATTAATAGTTGAAAATTCATTTCTTAATCGCTTTTCTTGTCGGAATACCTGAATAATCGCCATGCCTTGTAATGACTCATTGAGCTTTGCATTTAACTGACTCAATTTCTCTCTCAAATCATGAAAATATATAGAGCTATATTTCCTATAGGTGTGCATTATGAGAAAAATAATCGGTATTATTCCCAAACAGAAGAAAGCTAGTTTTACATTCAATAAAAACATCGCTATGAATATTCCAACTAAAAAAAATAAATTTTGTACAAAAACAGATAAAACATCAGTAAAAAACTCTTTAATAGATTCTGTGTCATTTGTCACGCGCGACACAATACTTCCACCCGGTGTTTTATCAAAAAACTTTAAACCTAGTGTTTGAACCTTTTCAAAAACATCAATTCTTAGCTGTTGTATGATATTCAAGGCGATTTTATTAAAGGTAAACAACTGAAAATATTGAATAATCGTTTTGCCCACCAATACGATCACATAACTAATAGAAAGAAATAAAAGTGGACCATAAGGGAAGTTTTCTTTAACTAAATATTTATCAATAAACACTTTTACTAAGTAAGGACCAAGGATTTCTCCTATTGTACCAAATATTAATAATATAAATGCCAAAATTAACGGTTTCTTATGAGGTAATGTGTATGAGAGTAATCTCCATAAAACCTTCCGTTGCTCTTTTGCTCCGTTTTTATTTATTTGTTCATTCACTTCCATGATGTGATCCTCCATGCTCTACGAGGGATTCAAGCTGTTGGCGATTGTACATGTCTTTATACCAACCTTCTTGATTCATTAAATTGTGGTGAGTACCACGTTGTGAAATTCGCCCTTCTTCCAAGACAAGTATTAAATCAGCATGTTCAATTGCACTTAATCGATGTGAGGTAATAATCGTCGTTTTGCCATAACGATTGCTTCTTAAAGAAGATAAGATACTTTCCTCTGTCTTTGCATCAACAGCTGACAAGGAATCATCCAAAACTAATACTTCTGGATTAACTATTAGCGCTCTTGCAATAGAGATCCGTTGCTTTTGACCACCTGATAAAGAAACTCCTCGTTCCCCTACAATTGTCTCATAACCATCAGTAAATTGAGCTATGTCATCATGTATATTTGCTAGTTTAGCAGCTTCAATGATTTCTTGAAAGGAAGAGTTTGGTCTTGCGAATGCAATATTATCCGCAACAGTTGCTGAGAATAGAAAGTGATCCTGTGGAACATATCCTATTGAGGCTCTTAAGGCATCACGATGATAGGATTGAATAGATTGAGATCCCATTAAAATCTGACCCTCATATCCTTCAAATTCTCTGATTAAAAGCTTTAATAAAGATGTTTTTCCAGATCCCGTTTTCCCAACGATCCCCAAGGTTTGCCCTTGTTCTAACGTAAAATGAATGTTGTCTAAAACTCTCTTATCACTTTCAGGATACTGAAATGAATTTATTTGAAATGAAATGGACCCAGATGGCTTAGACGTGTTAGCACCTTCGTGATCAATGATATCTTCCTTTTCAGCTAAAAGCTCCTGAACACGGTCGTATGATGCTCTTCCACGTTCAACAATGTTGAATAGCCATCCAAATGCTAGCATGGGCCATATTAGCAACCCTAAATAGGTCGTAAACGAAATAAGTTGACCAATCGTAAGTTCACCAGCTAATACAAATCTTGAACCAAATACAATGGCAAGAATGAAAGAAATACCAACAATAAATGAGATTGTCGGATCAAATAATGCATCAATTCTTGCAACCGATACATTTTTATTCACAACATCTTTTGATTGAATTACAAATGATTCAGTATCTTCTTTTTCTTGTCCAAATGTCTTGATTACCTTAATTCCACTTATGCTTTCTTGAACCTTGTCGTTTAAAGAAGAGAAAGCCTCCTGTGCTTTATGAAAACGTTTATGTAGTAACGTACCATAGTAATTGGTTAGTATTGCCATAAAAGGCATTGGTATTAGACAAATCAGTGTAAGTTTCCAGCTAATAGTAGTTGCCATTACGATGATGACAAAGCTACCTGTAATGACTGAATCAACTAAAGTTAAAATCCCATCACCGGCTGTCTGTTGAACAGCTTGTAAGTCATTAGTTGAGTGCGCCATAAGGTCTCCCGTACGTCTACGTTGATAAAAGCGCGGTGACATCTTAGTAAAATGTTCATAAAGCTGATTTCTCAGCAAACGTGCCAATCTTACTGATGCACCAAATATCATAATTCTCCATAAAAACCTTAGAACATAAACTGAAATAGCCATTCCAAGAAGTACCGCAATCCACTGTAATAAAATGTCTTTAGTCAGCGTTTTATTGTTAATATGGTCTACGATAATCCCTATAACTTTAGGTGGGATCAGCTCAAGAATTGCCACAAACGTTAGCAATAGTACTCCAAATCCATAGGAACGCTTTTCAGCCTTGAAAAACCACCATAAATCCTTAAAAATACTCATGTTAGCACCATCCTAGTTACATTTCGAACATTAGTTTAGCACAAATTTACTACAAAAGTTGAAATATTTTAAAATTTTAACTAACAAGTAAGTATTTTATTATTTCTTCATAAAAAAATAGGAGCATATGCTCCTATACGTGAGAGTAACTTTTAACAAGCTCATCAATCTTTTGACTAACTTTATTCACACCATCCTGAAGTGAGTGAATCTCTAGAGTATGAACTCGAGTGGTATATTTTTGCGAAGTATATTCATATTTAGGATCATAATATTCCTTTAATAAAATAGCTACTACAGATTCAATATCTTGTTGTTGAAGTAAATCTTTTAAGGATTGATTCACTTCACTAGAGAAATGTCTTTCTAAACGATTGATTGCATCCTCAAACTCGATCTTGTGTTGTTCATAATGATATGTTTCGCAAATAGTTTTAGCTCTACTTTGTAAATCTAAGTTAATATGAATCCGCTCTCCTCTTTCCTTTCCCTGTAGAAGAAAATCGGGTAATAATATACTGCCAAGTCTTTTACTCTCAGCTTCTATAATATAATAAGGAGAATTTTTTAATTCCATTAGACGATGGTATAGGAGGCTTTCAAATTCTTTTTGGCTTCTCGGCTTTAGGCCAATTTGGCCAAAGATTGAACCGCGGTGACTTGCTAATTCTTCAATATTAATGACTGGGTAGTCTAGTTTCTCTAACTCTGTTAGGATATCAGTTTTTTTTGTTCCTGTTAATCCTTCTAAAACAATATATTGTTTTGAGCTAGAATGTGCTGCTAGCTCTTCTATTATTAACTTACGGTACGACCTGATTCCCCCTTCTAATTGAAGAATGGAAATATCCAATGAGCTCATCATGGTTACAATTGATTTACTTCTCATTCCACCACGCCAACAGTAAACAACTAATGGCTTAGATTCAACATTATGGCTTAATTCTTTTATTTGCTTGAAAAGAGCAGGAAGTTTTTTAGATAAGAGTTCAACACCGATATCCTTTGCAAACTCATTCCCCTCCTGCTTATATAT
This genomic interval carries:
- a CDS encoding cytochrome c biogenesis CcdA family protein: MADLNLFLAFGAGFLSFISPCCLPLYPAFISYITGISVSELKNENTKLQFKSFLHTLFFLLGFSVIFIAIGFGTSYIGLFFANYQDLIRQLGAILIVFLGFVVVGLLKPEFLMKDHRVSVKNRPAGYIGSFLIGLAFAAGWTPCTGPILLSVITLAASNPGSGMLYMIAYILGFAIPFFIMSFFVGKLTWIKKHNVKIMKIGGYLMIFMGIFLFFDWMTKITIYFTNMFGGFTGF
- a CDS encoding Spo0E family sporulation regulatory protein-aspartic acid phosphatase; amino-acid sequence: MSKHELLELIEQKRQELFEVVAQNGLSSLTTIEYSKQLDDLLNMYNRLHVKSTY
- a CDS encoding DUF4440 domain-containing protein, which gives rise to MEHNLKELIKELEEKHTNINVRKCREELNQILADEFFEIGSSGFMYDKKECLEGGVVLTEMTIHNHEVYPLSLDVVLSTYFVEDKSRNRNTLRSSIWKFIDGKWQLYFHQGTITSQTVTDLKK
- a CDS encoding ABC transporter ATP-binding protein — protein: MEVNEQINKNGAKEQRKVLWRLLSYTLPHKKPLILAFILLIFGTIGEILGPYLVKVFIDKYLVKENFPYGPLLFLSISYVIVLVGKTIIQYFQLFTFNKIALNIIQQLRIDVFEKVQTLGLKFFDKTPGGSIVSRVTNDTESIKEFFTDVLSVFVQNLFFLVGIFIAMFLLNVKLAFFCLGIIPIIFLIMHTYRKYSSIYFHDLREKLSQLNAKLNESLQGMAIIQVFRQEKRLRNEFSTINEEHYVAGVKNIKLNGLLLRPAIDFIYVCSLILVLSFFGITSFNSPIEIGVLYAFINYLERFFEPVNQMMMRLSMYQQAIVSGTRVFDLLDNEETAPKASGNKEFKIEKGEIEFKNISFSYDGQRDVLKNISFVAKPGETVALVGHTGSGKSSIINIFMRFYETNRGEILIDGQSLKEYQDHELRKKIGLVLQDPFLFAGSIKKNIQLYNEEITDKEIREAAQFVQADKFIETLPDQYAHELSERGTTFSSGQRQLVAFARTIATNPKILVLDEATANIDTETEGYIQEALAKMRKGRTTIAIAHRLSTIQDAEQILVLHQGEITERGTHQELLEQKGLYYKMYVLQNQVTDKIEDIVS
- a CDS encoding ABC transporter transmembrane domain-containing protein encodes the protein MSIFKDLWWFFKAEKRSYGFGVLLLTFVAILELIPPKVIGIIVDHINNKTLTKDILLQWIAVLLGMAISVYVLRFLWRIMIFGASVRLARLLRNQLYEHFTKMSPRFYQRRRTGDLMAHSTNDLQAVQQTAGDGILTLVDSVITGSFVIIVMATTISWKLTLICLIPMPFMAILTNYYGTLLHKRFHKAQEAFSSLNDKVQESISGIKVIKTFGQEKEDTESFVIQSKDVVNKNVSVARIDALFDPTISFIVGISFILAIVFGSRFVLAGELTIGQLISFTTYLGLLIWPMLAFGWLFNIVERGRASYDRVQELLAEKEDIIDHEGANTSKPSGSISFQINSFQYPESDKRVLDNIHFTLEQGQTLGIVGKTGSGKTSLLKLLIREFEGYEGQILMGSQSIQSYHRDALRASIGYVPQDHFLFSATVADNIAFARPNSSFQEIIEAAKLANIHDDIAQFTDGYETIVGERGVSLSGGQKQRISIARALIVNPEVLVLDDSLSAVDAKTEESILSSLRSNRYGKTTIITSHRLSAIEHADLILVLEEGRISQRGTHHNLMNQEGWYKDMYNRQQLESLVEHGGSHHGSE
- the mnmH gene encoding tRNA 2-selenouridine(34) synthase MnmH, with product MEQKLIVPKISIDRVLEDSFQLIDVRSPSEYKEFHIPGAISLPIFTDEERAKVGTIYKQEGNEFAKDIGVELLSKKLPALFKQIKELSHNVESKPLVVYCWRGGMRSKSIVTMMSSLDISILQLEGGIRSYRKLIIEELAAHSSSKQYIVLEGLTGTKKTDILTELEKLDYPVINIEELASHRGSIFGQIGLKPRSQKEFESLLYHRLMELKNSPYYIIEAESKRLGSILLPDFLLQGKERGERIHINLDLQSRAKTICETYHYEQHKIEFEDAINRLERHFSSEVNQSLKDLLQQQDIESVVAILLKEYYDPKYEYTSQKYTTRVHTLEIHSLQDGVNKVSQKIDELVKSYSHV